The following proteins are co-located in the Paenibacillus sp. FSL H8-0079 genome:
- a CDS encoding GGDEF domain-containing protein: MLEHLRSLPASLNSRSSGDSASFAAPHPHEEHVLWMQKMDITPFDFSYLGSLLEQAYSDWNSKVDSDLDRRSTFYSVWNTEGVCIGYDSDPAADPGVDARRLVLECLDKRQALSLRGTSERGEYLLLTHPLFSRTNKDMFAVFTAVIYESNRYETSEAVVRSEALHYRTCFYRRFEYIFMTDLLHAHEQTAREEHRRSILFQIVQRMHDKMDVDAILDEVFDSMDYLYPATYIKLYMSQDQSNFNPRIKPLLVQERGEDICVRSFMEGKLIVARSDDEENRIVEVGLPLKGKQGIYGVFHIEMNEEIMEESDLQLITMMVDTAGTAFENAKLHEQSNMLIQELRLINDLTQRLNKSLHLSEIYQLSEQELKEIFQAETCCILQLNDSTSDFEVMSSNVKDVFHQSFSVDYGIAGLLYRTEEPLIISNYAQYDKVSSFFMEDTGSMSLIASPIRVNGEVKGAILLGHSREQYFSYDNYRLLQMLSIHIGLALSNATLHAEVRRLANLDMLTGLYVRHYLDSVIHERQAHEFCGSLIVVDIDQFKQVNDTFGHQTGDQVLKQVSEIVTSSVRPEDICARWGGEELAIYMPQVSVHQALEYAEVIRRRVAEETRPFVTVSSGIAEWNWMDEKVSVESLFYRADMALYSAKNGGRNRIVIEEQEVTR; encoded by the coding sequence ATGTTAGAACATCTAAGAAGTTTACCTGCCAGCTTGAATTCACGAAGTTCGGGCGATTCCGCATCTTTTGCCGCTCCTCATCCTCATGAAGAGCATGTGTTGTGGATGCAAAAAATGGATATCACACCTTTTGATTTTTCATATTTGGGCAGCTTGCTAGAGCAGGCTTACAGTGACTGGAACTCCAAAGTAGATTCGGACCTGGACAGGAGATCAACCTTTTATAGTGTATGGAACACGGAAGGCGTTTGTATAGGATACGATAGTGATCCTGCTGCTGATCCGGGCGTGGATGCACGCAGGCTTGTATTGGAATGTTTGGATAAGAGACAGGCCCTGTCCCTCAGAGGGACTAGCGAACGTGGAGAATATCTCCTGTTAACACATCCTTTATTCTCCAGAACGAACAAGGATATGTTTGCCGTATTTACTGCTGTAATCTATGAATCCAATCGATATGAAACGTCTGAAGCTGTGGTTCGATCTGAGGCATTGCATTACCGCACCTGCTTTTACCGAAGATTTGAATACATATTTATGACGGACCTGTTACATGCTCATGAACAAACAGCGCGTGAAGAACACCGGAGGTCCATCCTCTTTCAGATTGTTCAGCGAATGCATGACAAAATGGATGTCGACGCCATATTGGATGAGGTATTTGACAGTATGGACTATCTGTACCCGGCCACGTATATCAAACTGTATATGTCTCAGGATCAGAGCAACTTTAATCCACGGATTAAACCGTTGCTTGTCCAGGAACGAGGAGAAGATATATGTGTGCGTTCGTTTATGGAAGGCAAGCTGATCGTTGCTCGTTCAGATGATGAAGAGAATCGCATCGTAGAGGTAGGTCTTCCTTTGAAAGGAAAACAAGGCATATACGGTGTGTTCCATATCGAAATGAACGAAGAGATCATGGAAGAATCGGATCTGCAATTGATTACGATGATGGTAGATACCGCAGGCACGGCCTTTGAGAACGCCAAGTTGCACGAACAATCCAATATGTTGATACAGGAACTTCGTCTAATCAATGATCTTACACAGCGCTTGAACAAGAGTCTGCATCTTTCGGAGATTTATCAATTATCCGAGCAAGAGCTAAAGGAAATATTTCAGGCTGAAACGTGCTGCATTTTACAACTGAATGATAGTACGAGTGACTTTGAAGTCATGTCTTCTAACGTGAAAGATGTTTTTCACCAATCATTTTCTGTAGATTACGGTATCGCAGGCTTGCTATATCGAACAGAGGAACCGCTAATTATATCCAATTATGCGCAATATGATAAAGTGTCCTCCTTTTTCATGGAAGATACCGGCTCCATGTCACTGATTGCATCACCGATCAGAGTCAATGGTGAAGTGAAGGGTGCCATTTTGTTGGGACACAGCAGAGAGCAATATTTTTCATACGATAATTATCGGCTCTTGCAGATGTTGTCTATTCATATCGGGCTTGCCCTGTCGAATGCCACGCTGCATGCTGAGGTTCGACGTTTGGCTAATCTGGATATGCTGACAGGATTGTACGTAAGGCATTACCTCGATAGCGTCATTCACGAGCGTCAGGCTCATGAGTTCTGCGGCTCTCTCATTGTGGTGGATATTGATCAGTTCAAACAGGTGAATGACACCTTTGGACACCAGACGGGGGATCAAGTACTGAAGCAGGTGAGTGAAATTGTCACCAGCTCTGTTCGTCCGGAAGACATCTGCGCCAGATGGGGTGGAGAAGAATTGGCCATCTATATGCCGCAGGTAAGTGTGCATCAGGCGCTAGAATACGCGGAAGTGATCCGAAGGAGAGTCGCGGAGGAGACCAGACCTTTTGTAACG
- the rpsD gene encoding 30S ribosomal protein S4: protein MARYTGPKFKLSRRLGISLSGTGKELKRPFPPGQHGANQRRKMSNYGMQLQEKQKLRHMYGLGEKQFRTLFSKAQKMQGIAGENFMFLLECRLDNLVYRLGFANSRAGARQLVAHGHVTVNGKKVDIASYQVSTGDLIGLREKSRALSSVKEALEGRSHLPAYVEYNEAAVEGKFIRLPERAELSQDIDEKQIVEFYNR, encoded by the coding sequence ATGGCACGTTACACTGGTCCTAAATTTAAATTGAGCCGTCGCCTCGGCATTTCCCTTAGCGGAACAGGCAAAGAATTGAAACGCCCTTTCCCTCCAGGTCAGCACGGAGCTAACCAACGCAGAAAAATGAGCAACTACGGTATGCAATTGCAAGAAAAACAAAAATTGCGCCACATGTACGGTTTGGGCGAGAAGCAATTCCGCACACTGTTCTCCAAAGCTCAAAAAATGCAAGGTATTGCCGGCGAAAACTTCATGTTCTTGCTTGAGTGCCGCCTTGACAACCTCGTTTACCGCCTTGGTTTTGCTAACTCCCGCGCTGGAGCGCGTCAGTTGGTAGCACACGGTCACGTAACTGTAAACGGCAAAAAAGTCGATATCGCTTCTTACCAAGTAAGCACTGGCGATCTAATCGGCTTGCGTGAGAAGAGCCGCGCTCTTTCTTCCGTTAAAGAAGCTTTGGAAGGCCGTTCGCATCTTCCAGCATACGTTGAATACAACGAAGCAGCTGTAGAAGGTAAATTCATCCGCTTGCCTGAGCGTGCTGAATTGTCCCAAGACATCGATGAAAAACAAATCGTCGAGTTCTACAACCGTTAA
- a CDS encoding methyl-accepting chemotaxis protein, producing MIAFNTKSIYDKSLQYGESVAGKAANRATNEFMTDINQVKNTLDTMSTTLLDAAQNGSLNREEVVRLLEQYLKKDQKVFGFYTGWEPNAFDGNDADHVNKNVYNDATGRFVPYAIRDGNSLYFEPLTTYEGNSETSTYYQQPKKTQSIYWSEPVTYTVGGKETLLVSIVLPLLDENKTFLGIVGADFTIDRFQQNIASLNPDQGYAMLITGEGQIAAHGSKPELANEGAVIPSEVKTVIQRIQSGESQFYATDPEIGEELFIAEPARLQGTDSNWYLVSALPKSHILQPFYDSLNWSILIAALAVLLLAGVVTYTIISIVRQLNQVNIVAGQLAGGDLTQKLPVRSKDEFGIMAGHMNQMMDTLRHTISVISEHALSVGSTSQQLTAGAEETGKSAELIALTGLEVADKAGKQVQELQESSRSMNEISAGIGRIAKAASDVSDSSRAVAERTTVGTDKIQSAMRMVDSATSSVQTSMTALENFRQRSEEIGHITGMITEVSRQTNLLALNASIEASRAGEHGRGFGVVASEIRNLAEQSRISAAQIAALIHSVQQEVLALVENMEHGNSEVSHIAEVINESGELFLSISSQISDVNEQIEHVSAIAQQMSAGSQQVDATLVQLKTIGHETADHATRVASASEEQLASMEEITAASASLANLTQELLELIQRFKT from the coding sequence TTGATTGCATTTAACACAAAATCCATTTACGACAAAAGCCTGCAGTACGGTGAATCCGTTGCTGGAAAGGCAGCAAATCGGGCTACGAACGAGTTCATGACTGACATTAATCAGGTCAAAAACACATTAGACACCATGAGTACCACGTTATTGGATGCGGCTCAGAACGGGTCTCTCAACCGCGAGGAAGTTGTTAGACTGCTTGAACAGTATCTGAAAAAGGACCAGAAAGTTTTCGGCTTTTATACAGGCTGGGAACCTAATGCTTTTGATGGAAACGATGCGGATCACGTGAATAAAAATGTATATAATGATGCTACGGGTCGATTCGTTCCATATGCCATACGGGACGGTAACTCTCTGTATTTTGAACCTCTGACTACCTATGAGGGGAACAGTGAAACCAGTACGTACTATCAACAACCTAAGAAAACCCAATCTATCTATTGGTCTGAGCCTGTTACCTATACGGTTGGCGGAAAAGAAACACTACTCGTTTCGATTGTCCTCCCCCTATTAGATGAAAACAAAACATTTTTGGGCATTGTTGGAGCCGACTTTACCATTGACCGTTTTCAGCAAAACATAGCATCGCTCAATCCGGATCAAGGTTACGCCATGCTGATTACTGGTGAAGGACAGATTGCTGCTCACGGCTCCAAACCGGAACTGGCCAATGAAGGAGCCGTAATTCCATCTGAAGTGAAGACAGTCATTCAGCGTATACAGTCTGGAGAATCCCAATTTTACGCTACTGACCCCGAAATAGGTGAAGAATTATTTATTGCCGAGCCCGCCAGGTTGCAAGGAACAGATTCGAACTGGTACCTCGTCTCGGCGCTGCCAAAGAGTCATATCCTTCAACCTTTCTATGACAGCTTGAACTGGTCCATATTGATTGCTGCACTGGCTGTACTTCTGCTTGCAGGTGTGGTCACCTACACCATCATCTCCATTGTAAGGCAGTTGAATCAAGTCAATATCGTCGCTGGACAGCTCGCTGGCGGAGATCTGACACAAAAGTTACCCGTACGATCCAAAGATGAATTCGGTATCATGGCAGGCCATATGAATCAGATGATGGATACATTGCGTCATACGATATCGGTTATTTCCGAACATGCGTTATCTGTGGGCTCCACCTCTCAACAGTTGACCGCCGGAGCCGAAGAAACAGGTAAATCCGCCGAGCTGATTGCATTAACAGGACTGGAAGTTGCAGATAAAGCAGGTAAACAGGTACAGGAGTTGCAAGAGTCCTCCCGTTCCATGAATGAAATATCTGCGGGAATCGGAAGAATTGCAAAAGCCGCCTCCGATGTATCCGATTCATCTCGAGCTGTGGCTGAGCGAACAACCGTTGGAACCGATAAGATTCAGTCCGCCATGCGTATGGTGGATAGTGCCACCTCTTCTGTGCAGACGTCCATGACTGCTCTCGAGAATTTCCGTCAACGTTCTGAGGAGATTGGCCATATTACAGGTATGATCACGGAAGTTAGCCGTCAAACCAATCTTCTCGCACTTAATGCTTCCATTGAAGCATCACGTGCAGGTGAACACGGACGCGGGTTTGGTGTTGTTGCCTCCGAAATTCGTAATCTGGCTGAACAATCCAGAATATCAGCAGCGCAGATTGCAGCGTTGATTCATAGCGTTCAGCAAGAGGTCCTTGCTCTCGTTGAAAATATGGAACACGGGAACTCCGAAGTTAGTCATATTGCGGAAGTGATTAATGAGAGTGGTGAACTATTCCTCTCCATCTCTTCACAGATTTCAGATGTTAATGAGCAGATTGAGCATGTCTCAGCCATTGCGCAGCAGATGTCAGCTGGATCGCAACAAGTGGATGCCACGTTGGTGCAACTCAAAACCATTGGACATGAGACAGCCGATCATGCGACTCGTGTTGCCTCTGCTTCTGAAGAACAACTTGCATCCATGGAAGAGATCACAGCAGCATCTGCATCGCTGGCTAACCTTACCCAGGAACTATTGGAACTGATTCAACGCTTCAAAACCTGA